In Vulgatibacter sp., a single genomic region encodes these proteins:
- a CDS encoding response regulator, giving the protein MARVLLIDDDRELLEVLGEWLVCRGHAVRLLADGFQAPEEAHDFGPDVVLLDGLLRGTTGPAVAERLRAGGHRGIIYLSGLPRGQLPRDVPVIEKPIDLDALDRTIAQMVA; this is encoded by the coding sequence ATGGCACGCGTGCTGCTCATCGACGACGATCGCGAGCTCCTCGAGGTCCTGGGCGAGTGGCTCGTCTGCAGGGGCCACGCGGTGCGGCTCCTCGCCGACGGCTTCCAGGCGCCGGAGGAAGCCCACGACTTCGGCCCCGACGTGGTGCTCCTCGACGGGCTGCTCCGGGGCACCACCGGTCCCGCCGTGGCGGAGCGCCTCCGCGCCGGGGGCCACCGGGGGATCATCTACCTCTCGGGGCTGCCCCGGGGGCAGCTCCCCCGGGACGTCCCGGTGATCGAGAAGCCGATCGATCTCGACGCCCTCGACCGGACCATCGCCCAGATGGTCGCCTAA
- the cutA gene encoding divalent-cation tolerance protein CutA: MTDAIVVLVTVSTAEQAADLARALVEERLAACGNVVPGLRSIYRWQGEVQDEPEVLLLLKTTSALFERLRGRVVELHAYENPEVLALPVEAGQLPYLDWIRQETKVL; encoded by the coding sequence ATGACCGACGCGATCGTGGTGCTGGTGACCGTCTCCACGGCGGAGCAGGCGGCGGATCTGGCCAGGGCGCTGGTGGAGGAGCGGCTCGCCGCCTGCGGCAACGTCGTTCCGGGGCTGCGCTCGATCTACCGCTGGCAGGGCGAGGTGCAGGACGAGCCGGAGGTGCTGCTCCTGCTCAAGACGACCTCGGCGCTCTTCGAGAGGCTGCGGGGGCGGGTGGTGGAGCTGCACGCCTACGAGAACCCCGAGGTTCTCGCGCTGCCGGTGGAGGCCGGGCAACTGCCCTACCTCGACTGGATCCGGCAGGAGACGAAGGTGCTTTAG